The window GGAAAAAAGGCCCCGCACAGGAAGCGCGCTTTCATAATTTATACGGCATTGCCGGATTATTGACTGGATTTCATACGGCAATGCCGTAGTCTGGAGGGCAGGTGCTGAAGCCGTTGCACACGGTGGCCTATACCGCCGGCTTTCTGGCCCAGGCTAAGGCCGATGGCATGACCGAGGCGGAGATGGAGGCTATGGAGCGAATGCTGGCCGCCAATCCCGAAGCGGGCGAAATGATTGTTGGCTCGGGTGGTTGCCGCAAGGTGCGTATCGCCGGCAGGGGACGGGGGAAGTCGGGCGGCTATCGCGTCGTGACCTTCTTCGCTCATGCGGGATTGCCGGTTTATCTGGTGGCGATGTTGTCTAAGGGCAGCCGAGGCAACTTTTCCGCCGCCGAGGTCGCCGCCATGGCAAACATGGCCAAGAGGATTGTCGCCGCCGGGAGCGGCGGGCTGCAGAGGCATTGATCGGGATCGAGACGATGAGCCAGGGCGACGACGTCAACTTCCACCGCATCATGGCGGGCCTCGAAGAGGTTGCGCAAATCGTCGAAGGCCGCGCCGCGCCGGCGCGTCTTCGGGCACCGGGCGAGGTGGACGTCAGGGCGATCCGCCAGAGACTGGGCCTCAGCCAGAGCGCTTTCGCCGCCCGGTTCGGCTTCAGCGCGT of the Caulobacter henricii genome contains:
- a CDS encoding type II toxin-antitoxin system RelE/ParE family toxin, whose amino-acid sequence is MLKPLHTVAYTAGFLAQAKADGMTEAEMEAMERMLAANPEAGEMIVGSGGCRKVRIAGRGRGKSGGYRVVTFFAHAGLPVYLVAMLSKGSRGNFSAAEVAAMANMAKRIVAAGSGGLQRH
- a CDS encoding helix-turn-helix domain-containing protein; translation: MSQGDDVNFHRIMAGLEEVAQIVEGRAAPARLRAPGEVDVRAIRQRLGLSQSAFAARFGFSASAVKDWEQHRRRPEAAARILLTVIDREPAAVARALASS